In Ectothiorhodospiraceae bacterium 2226, a single window of DNA contains:
- a CDS encoding biotin--[acetyl-CoA-carboxylase] ligase, with protein MLPVTLLHVLGDGRFHSGEQLAAQLGVSRAAVWKAVRALRSLGMPTDAVRGRGYRLQRPFEPLQAPRLTAHLSEAGRSLLGDVDVHLALDSTSRWLRERASQGAKSGSLCLAEAQTAGRGRRERTWLSPLTGNIYLSVLWRFDHLPPRLGTLGLALGVAVAQALAARGVEDVALKWPNDLVWRGRKLGGLLIDANAQAAGPCSVVVGFGLNVHLPDPYRVEAQQPVVDLAEIAPDVAGPRNRLAGVLVDALLRALGTFQTAGFPAFARAWQGLDAVAGREVEVRGPTASVRGTACGVDADGALQVLVDGAMHRYSSGDVSVRAA; from the coding sequence GTGTTGCCGGTCACGCTGCTCCATGTGCTTGGCGATGGGCGCTTCCATTCGGGCGAGCAACTGGCCGCCCAACTCGGGGTATCGCGCGCAGCGGTGTGGAAGGCCGTGCGCGCCCTCCGTTCGCTCGGCATGCCGACCGACGCCGTGCGGGGACGCGGTTACCGGCTGCAGCGCCCCTTCGAGCCGTTGCAGGCGCCGCGCCTGACGGCTCACCTCTCGGAGGCGGGACGCTCTCTGCTGGGTGATGTCGACGTGCATCTTGCGCTGGACTCCACCAGCCGCTGGCTGCGGGAGCGCGCGAGCCAGGGCGCCAAGTCCGGCTCGCTCTGTCTGGCGGAGGCGCAGACCGCCGGTCGCGGACGGCGTGAACGCACCTGGCTATCGCCCCTGACCGGCAACATCTATCTCTCGGTGTTGTGGCGTTTCGATCACCTACCCCCGCGTCTCGGTACCCTTGGCCTCGCCCTCGGTGTGGCCGTCGCCCAGGCATTGGCCGCGCGCGGCGTTGAGGACGTTGCTTTGAAGTGGCCCAATGACCTCGTGTGGCGGGGCCGCAAGCTGGGCGGGCTGCTGATCGATGCGAACGCCCAGGCCGCGGGACCGTGCTCGGTTGTGGTGGGCTTCGGCTTGAACGTCCATCTGCCGGACCCGTACCGGGTCGAGGCGCAGCAACCCGTGGTCGACCTCGCCGAGATAGCGCCGGACGTGGCCGGGCCGCGCAATCGCTTGGCGGGTGTGCTCGTCGATGCGCTGCTGCGCGCGCTCGGGACGTTTCAAACCGCGGGCTTCCCCGCCTTCGCGCGGGCGTGGCAGGGGCTCGACGCGGTCGCCGGCCGGGAGGTCGAGGTGCGTGGCCCGACGGCGTCCGTGCGTGGCACCGCCTGTGGCGTGGACGCGGACGGGGCGTTGCAGGTGCTGGTCGACGGCGCAATGCATCGCTACTCCAGTGGCGACGTGAGCGTCCGCGCCGCATGA
- the fabB gene encoding beta-ketoacyl-ACP synthase I: protein MKRVVITGLGIVSSIGNGRAAVSASLRDGRSGIEFAPEYAEMGFRSQVHGALRVDLDAEIDRKLKRFMGDAAAYTYLAMRDAVADAGLSEAEVSSERAGLITGSGGASTANVVEAVDTLRAKGVRRVGPYMVPRTMSSTTAACVATPFKIKGVNYSISSACATSAHCIGNAMELIQLGKQDMVFAGGGEELHWSQSVLFDAMGALSSKYNDTPETASRPYDATRDGFVISGGGGMVVLESLEHAQARGARIYAELIGYGATSDGYDMVQPSGEGAQRCMRQALAGVDGPIDYLNTHGTSTPVGDTRELEAVKAVFGDRVPLLSSTKSLTGHSLGAAGVHEAIYCLLMMEQGFVSASANIGQLDPAAEGLPIVRERRDDVQLDTVMSNSFGFGGTNATLVFRRWRD, encoded by the coding sequence ATGAAGCGCGTTGTGATCACCGGCTTGGGGATCGTATCCAGTATCGGCAATGGACGTGCCGCGGTATCCGCGTCCTTGCGCGACGGCCGCTCGGGCATCGAGTTCGCGCCCGAGTATGCCGAAATGGGGTTTCGCTCCCAGGTGCACGGGGCATTGCGGGTGGACCTGGACGCCGAGATCGATCGCAAGCTCAAGCGTTTTATGGGTGACGCGGCCGCCTATACCTATCTGGCGATGCGGGACGCGGTCGCCGATGCAGGGCTCAGCGAGGCGGAAGTGTCGAGCGAGCGCGCCGGGTTGATCACGGGTTCGGGCGGTGCGTCGACGGCGAACGTCGTCGAGGCAGTGGATACACTACGCGCCAAGGGCGTCCGGCGCGTGGGGCCTTACATGGTACCCCGCACCATGTCGAGCACAACCGCCGCCTGCGTGGCGACGCCGTTCAAGATCAAGGGCGTGAACTATTCCATCAGTTCGGCATGCGCCACCAGCGCGCACTGCATCGGTAACGCGATGGAGCTAATTCAGCTCGGCAAGCAGGACATGGTGTTTGCCGGCGGCGGCGAAGAGCTGCACTGGAGCCAGTCGGTGCTGTTCGACGCCATGGGTGCGCTGTCGTCCAAGTACAACGATACGCCGGAGACGGCTTCGCGCCCTTACGATGCCACCCGCGACGGGTTCGTGATTTCCGGTGGTGGCGGTATGGTCGTGTTGGAATCGTTGGAGCATGCGCAGGCGCGCGGGGCGCGCATCTATGCGGAGTTGATCGGTTACGGAGCGACCTCCGACGGTTACGACATGGTGCAGCCGTCCGGCGAGGGTGCCCAGCGGTGCATGCGCCAGGCTTTGGCGGGTGTAGACGGTCCGATCGACTACCTCAATACCCATGGCACCAGCACGCCGGTAGGCGATACTCGCGAACTCGAGGCGGTAAAGGCCGTGTTCGGCGACCGTGTCCCCCTGCTCAGCTCGACGAAGTCCCTCACAGGTCATTCCCTCGGCGCGGCAGGCGTGCACGAGGCCATTTACTGCCTGCTTATGATGGAGCAGGGCTTTGTTAGCGCGTCCGCCAACATCGGACAGCTCGATCCGGCCGCCGAAGGCTTGCCGATCGTGCGCGAGCGGCGCGACGACGTTCAACTCGACACCGTCATGTCGAACAGCTTTGGCTTCGGTGGCACGAACGCGACGCTCGTGTTTCGGCGCTGGCGGGACTGA
- the fabA gene encoding 3-hydroxyacyl-[acyl-carrier-protein] dehydratase FabA: protein MEPKNSYTYEELLQCGRGEMFGPGNAQLPLPPMLMFDRITEITADGGSHGKGNIVAELDVRPDLWFFGCHFEGDPVMPGCLGLDAMWQLIGFFLAWNGGPGRGRALGGSVKFTGQVTPAAKRVTYRIDMRRVVMRRLVMGIGDAVMEVDGRVIYTAEELRVGLFTSTDNF, encoded by the coding sequence ATGGAACCGAAAAACAGCTACACCTACGAGGAACTCCTGCAGTGCGGTCGCGGCGAGATGTTCGGACCGGGCAATGCCCAGCTCCCGCTCCCGCCCATGCTGATGTTCGATCGCATTACGGAGATCACCGCCGACGGCGGCTCGCATGGCAAGGGCAACATCGTCGCCGAGCTCGACGTCCGCCCCGACCTGTGGTTCTTCGGTTGCCATTTTGAAGGCGATCCCGTCATGCCGGGCTGCCTGGGCTTGGACGCGATGTGGCAGCTCATTGGCTTCTTCCTGGCCTGGAACGGCGGTCCCGGGCGCGGTCGCGCGCTGGGCGGTTCGGTCAAGTTCACCGGACAGGTGACGCCAGCCGCTAAACGCGTCACCTATCGCATCGACATGCGCCGCGTGGTCATGCGCCGCTTGGTGATGGGCATCGGCGATGCGGTGATGGAGGTCGACGGGCGCGTGATTTACACCGCGGAGGAGCTGCGGGTCGGGCTGTTCACCTCCACCGACAATTTCTGA
- a CDS encoding peptidoglycan DD-metalloendopeptidase family protein: protein MNSNPRLKFDYKGRAAHARLGRWRWPRTPTLLMLGGAAVIGTILAVAWDSAEAKREPLPPMVVTGEPGEALERLTLPLELPPPDALLDEAGAESVATDADGWIAATVASGDTLSALFTRMGLSVRQMHEVLNAGEGTRNLHRLRPGEELRVRLNANDQLEELVYQRSRTEAVHVTRGRDGLEVRAIDQPVEVRTRHAWGTIGTSFYAAAKDAGLSDNVIMGMADIFGWDIDFAMDLRAGDAFSLIYEEQYLDGDKIGDGAILAAEFHNRGRAVQAVRFVDPDGNVSYYTPEGLSMRKAFLRTPVDFRRISSRFQPARHHPILGQRRPHRGVDYAAPTGTPIKASGDGRITYRGNRGGYGLTIIIDHGRGYETLYAHMSSFRRGLQTGSRVRQGQVIGYVGMSGMATGPHLHYEFRVNGTHRDPLTVRLPNAEPIRAELKPSFQAHAATAIAQLDLFNRAVAAAQDAEM from the coding sequence TTGAACTCTAATCCCCGATTGAAGTTCGACTACAAGGGCCGCGCGGCGCATGCGCGCTTGGGGCGCTGGCGCTGGCCGCGTACACCCACCCTGCTGATGCTCGGCGGGGCTGCGGTGATCGGCACCATCCTCGCGGTCGCCTGGGACAGCGCGGAGGCCAAGCGCGAACCCCTACCGCCGATGGTGGTGACGGGCGAGCCCGGCGAAGCGCTGGAGCGCCTCACGCTCCCGCTCGAACTCCCCCCGCCTGACGCCCTGCTCGACGAAGCGGGGGCCGAGTCCGTCGCGACCGACGCGGACGGCTGGATCGCCGCGACGGTCGCGAGCGGCGACACGCTCTCCGCGCTGTTCACTCGCATGGGGCTCAGCGTACGCCAGATGCACGAGGTGCTGAACGCCGGCGAGGGCACGCGCAACCTGCATAGGCTGCGCCCGGGCGAGGAACTGCGCGTGCGCCTGAACGCCAATGATCAGCTGGAGGAGCTGGTCTACCAGCGCAGCCGCACCGAGGCGGTCCACGTGACTCGCGGCCGGGACGGACTCGAGGTACGCGCCATCGATCAGCCGGTAGAGGTGCGCACGCGCCACGCCTGGGGCACCATCGGCACCTCTTTTTATGCAGCCGCCAAAGACGCCGGGCTGTCCGACAACGTCATCATGGGGATGGCCGACATCTTCGGCTGGGACATCGATTTCGCCATGGACCTGCGCGCGGGCGACGCCTTCAGCCTGATCTACGAGGAGCAGTACCTCGATGGGGACAAGATCGGCGACGGCGCCATCCTGGCCGCGGAGTTCCACAACCGCGGCCGCGCGGTACAGGCGGTGCGCTTCGTCGATCCGGACGGCAATGTGAGCTATTACACGCCGGAAGGGCTCTCCATGCGCAAGGCGTTCCTGCGCACGCCGGTGGACTTCCGCCGCATCAGTTCGCGCTTCCAGCCCGCGCGCCACCACCCCATCCTCGGTCAACGCCGCCCGCACCGGGGGGTCGATTATGCCGCCCCCACCGGCACGCCGATCAAGGCGTCGGGCGACGGACGCATCACCTATCGCGGCAACCGGGGCGGCTACGGACTGACCATCATCATCGACCACGGGCGCGGCTACGAGACCTTGTACGCGCACATGTCGAGCTTTCGCCGGGGGCTGCAGACCGGCAGCCGCGTGCGGCAGGGGCAGGTCATCGGCTATGTCGGCATGTCGGGCATGGCCACGGGGCCGCACCTGCACTATGAGTTCCGCGTGAACGGGACCCACCGGGACCCCCTCACGGTCCGCTTGCCCAACGCCGAGCCGATTCGGGCGGAACTGAAGCCGTCCTTCCAGGCGCATGCCGCCACGGCCATCGCGCAACTCGACTTGTTCAACCGCGCCGTCGCGGCGGCCCAAGACGCCGAGATGTAA
- a CDS encoding type III pantothenate kinase, giving the protein MKLLIDIGNTSCRWAWWDETGFVAGGFARHGGRFERGLAQVPEVPVPDAVWVANVAGERAAEAVTQRARAAWDVAPTFVTAAPRGHGVVNGYREPTRLGADRWAALVGARALRAGPVCIADCGTALTIDLLDEGGQHRGGLILPGLALMRRAVERGTRGVRLDAEAVPQDGALLGRSTGEGVAVGTLYAAVALIDRVIADLAVELGAAPLCLITGGDGPTLAPLIGAACRHEPQLTLQGLAVLAGADPERL; this is encoded by the coding sequence ATGAAGCTGCTGATCGACATCGGGAACACCTCCTGTCGTTGGGCATGGTGGGACGAGACGGGCTTCGTGGCGGGTGGATTCGCGAGGCACGGCGGGCGCTTCGAGCGTGGGTTGGCTCAGGTGCCGGAGGTGCCGGTGCCGGACGCGGTCTGGGTCGCGAATGTGGCGGGCGAAAGGGCGGCGGAGGCCGTTACGCAACGGGCGCGCGCCGCCTGGGATGTGGCGCCCACCTTCGTCACTGCCGCGCCGCGTGGCCACGGCGTCGTCAACGGTTACCGTGAGCCCACCCGGCTCGGCGCCGACCGATGGGCCGCGCTGGTGGGCGCACGCGCGCTGCGCGCGGGACCGGTGTGTATCGCCGATTGCGGCACCGCCTTGACGATCGACCTGCTCGATGAGGGCGGTCAGCATCGAGGCGGGCTGATACTGCCCGGGCTTGCCCTCATGCGCCGGGCCGTCGAGCGCGGCACGCGGGGCGTTCGATTGGACGCCGAGGCGGTCCCGCAGGACGGCGCACTGCTGGGGCGCTCCACCGGTGAGGGCGTGGCGGTCGGGACGCTATACGCGGCCGTTGCGCTGATAGACCGAGTGATTGCCGACCTGGCGGTTGAGCTTGGCGCCGCGCCGTTGTGCTTGATTACGGGCGGCGACGGCCCGACGCTGGCGCCGCTGATCGGCGCAGCCTGCCGCCACGAGCCTCAGCTGACCCTGCAGGGGTTGGCGGTGCTCGCCGGCGCCGATCCCGAACGGCTTTAG
- a CDS encoding tyrosine--tRNA ligase codes for MTSSQDVLQAIRRGTQEIIAEAELLEKLSRGRPLRIKAGFDPTAPDLHLGHTVLINKLRQFQELGHEIVFLIGDFTGMIGDPTGKNATRKPLTREDVVVNAQTYKDQIFKILDPAGTRVVFNSEWMDKLSAADLVHIAAQYTVARMLERDDFHKRYAGNQPIAIHEFLYPLMQGYDSVVLEADVELGGTDQKFNLLVGRELQRHYGQSPQVVLTMPILEGLDGVQKMSKSLGNYIGIAEPPAEMFGKLMSISDVLMWRYLELLSFRPMAEVERWRGEVEAGANPRDVKVRLALEIVARFHGEAAAEEAHRQFVERFRHGAVPDEMPEVTLEAQPDGLPLPNLLKDAGLTGSTSEALRMIAQGAVRLDGERVQDKGLSIRAGATHVVQVGKRRFARVAVR; via the coding sequence ATGACCAGTTCACAGGACGTGCTGCAGGCCATTCGTCGCGGCACGCAAGAGATTATTGCAGAAGCGGAGCTGTTGGAGAAGCTGAGCCGTGGGCGGCCGCTGCGCATAAAAGCGGGCTTCGATCCCACGGCCCCGGATCTGCATCTGGGGCACACCGTGCTGATCAACAAGCTACGGCAGTTTCAGGAGCTTGGCCACGAAATCGTGTTCTTGATCGGCGATTTCACCGGCATGATCGGCGACCCCACTGGAAAAAATGCCACGCGCAAGCCGCTCACGCGCGAGGATGTCGTGGTCAACGCGCAAACCTACAAGGACCAGATCTTCAAGATCCTGGATCCCGCGGGTACCCGCGTCGTGTTCAACTCCGAGTGGATGGACAAGCTCAGCGCGGCGGACCTGGTGCACATCGCCGCGCAGTACACGGTGGCGCGCATGCTCGAGCGCGACGATTTCCACAAGCGTTATGCGGGCAACCAGCCGATCGCCATCCACGAGTTTCTGTATCCGTTGATGCAGGGCTACGACTCGGTGGTGCTCGAGGCCGACGTGGAGCTCGGCGGGACGGACCAGAAGTTCAACCTGCTGGTCGGGCGTGAGCTGCAGCGTCATTACGGCCAGTCGCCTCAGGTGGTATTGACCATGCCCATCCTCGAGGGCTTGGACGGCGTGCAGAAGATGTCCAAGTCGCTCGGCAACTATATAGGTATTGCCGAGCCGCCCGCCGAGATGTTCGGCAAGCTGATGTCGATCTCCGACGTGCTCATGTGGCGCTACCTCGAGCTGCTGAGTTTTCGCCCGATGGCCGAGGTCGAGCGCTGGCGCGGCGAGGTGGAGGCGGGCGCCAACCCGCGCGACGTCAAGGTGCGCCTGGCGCTGGAGATCGTCGCCCGTTTCCACGGCGAGGCGGCAGCCGAGGAGGCGCACCGTCAGTTCGTGGAGCGCTTCCGCCACGGTGCCGTCCCCGACGAGATGCCCGAGGTGACCCTCGAGGCACAGCCCGACGGACTCCCGTTGCCCAACCTCCTGAAGGATGCCGGCCTGACCGGGAGTACCTCGGAGGCTCTGCGCATGATCGCCCAGGGGGCGGTGCGGCTCGATGGCGAGCGGGTGCAGGACAAGGGCCTCAGTATCCGGGCCGGCGCCACCCATGTGGTCCAGGTGGGCAAGCGTCGCTTTGCGCGGGTGGCCGTGCGCTGA
- a CDS encoding citrate synthase, whose protein sequence is MSEYLPGLEGVPATKSNISFIDGDAGVLAYRGYPIEQLTQYSSFEEVALLLLDGQLPSGAELRLFDQELRKNRRVKYNIRSMMKALPPSGHPMEMLQTAVASLGMFYPGSERLTSGGDLDYVHDMTVKIIARMPVIVAMWEHLRNGYDPIEPRADLSYAENFLYMLDGREPDPFLARVLDVCLILHAEHTINASTFAALVAGSTLASPYSVIAAAIATLSGPLHGGANERVVEMLQEIGAPDAVPRWLDEQLAAKRKIWGFGHREYKVKDPRATILQGLMEKLIAHRGGKVNPLFEIAQRLEQEAEERLAAKGVYPNVDYYSGILYTEMGISSDQFTSLFAVARCAGWLAHWREQLDDNRIFRPTQVYTGEPHRDYIPLDQRP, encoded by the coding sequence ATGAGCGAGTACCTGCCCGGGCTGGAGGGCGTCCCGGCCACCAAGTCCAACATCTCCTTCATCGACGGAGATGCGGGTGTCCTCGCTTATCGCGGCTATCCGATCGAACAACTCACCCAGTACAGCAGCTTCGAGGAAGTCGCGCTGCTGCTGCTGGACGGCCAACTGCCGAGCGGCGCGGAACTGCGTCTGTTCGACCAGGAACTGCGCAAGAACCGTCGGGTGAAGTACAACATCCGGTCGATGATGAAGGCGCTACCGCCGTCGGGGCACCCCATGGAGATGCTGCAGACGGCGGTGGCGAGTCTCGGCATGTTCTATCCCGGCAGCGAACGCCTCACCAGCGGCGGGGATCTCGACTACGTGCACGACATGACGGTCAAGATCATCGCGCGCATGCCGGTGATCGTCGCCATGTGGGAGCATCTGCGCAACGGTTACGACCCCATCGAACCGCGCGCCGATCTGTCGTATGCCGAGAACTTTTTGTACATGCTCGACGGTCGGGAGCCGGATCCCTTTCTGGCGCGCGTCCTCGACGTCTGTCTGATCCTGCACGCCGAGCACACCATCAACGCCTCCACCTTCGCCGCCCTGGTGGCCGGCTCCACCCTGGCGAGCCCGTACAGCGTGATCGCGGCGGCTATCGCGACCCTCTCCGGGCCGCTGCACGGCGGCGCCAACGAACGCGTGGTCGAGATGCTGCAGGAGATCGGTGCGCCGGACGCGGTTCCCCGCTGGCTGGACGAGCAACTGGCCGCCAAGCGCAAGATTTGGGGCTTCGGGCACCGGGAATACAAGGTCAAGGATCCGCGCGCGACCATCCTCCAGGGGCTAATGGAGAAGCTCATCGCCCACCGCGGGGGGAAGGTGAATCCGCTGTTCGAGATCGCGCAGCGCCTAGAGCAGGAGGCCGAGGAAAGGCTGGCGGCCAAGGGTGTGTATCCGAACGTCGACTACTACTCAGGGATTCTCTACACGGAGATGGGTATCTCGAGCGACCAGTTCACCTCCTTGTTCGCGGTCGCCCGTTGCGCCGGTTGGTTGGCGCATTGGCGCGAGCAGCTCGATGACAACCGCATCTTCCGCCCCACCCAGGTGTACACGGGCGAGCCCCACCGCGATTACATACCGCTCGACCAGCGACCCTGA
- the erpA gene encoding iron-sulfur cluster insertion protein ErpA, translating into MSTATEMPSPLNFTDSAATKVKDLIAEEGNPELMLRVFVTGGGCSGFQYGFTFDETVNDGDTRVEKNGVVLLIDPMSYQYLVGAEIDYSEGLEGAQFVIRNPNAQTTCGCGSSFSV; encoded by the coding sequence ATGAGCACTGCGACCGAGATGCCGAGTCCGCTCAACTTTACGGACAGCGCGGCGACCAAGGTGAAGGATTTGATCGCCGAGGAGGGCAATCCGGAGCTGATGCTGCGCGTGTTCGTGACCGGTGGCGGCTGCTCCGGGTTCCAGTACGGCTTCACCTTCGACGAGACCGTCAACGACGGTGACACGCGCGTCGAGAAGAACGGCGTGGTGCTGTTGATCGACCCGATGAGCTATCAGTACCTCGTCGGCGCGGAGATCGACTACAGCGAGGGGCTGGAGGGGGCGCAGTTCGTGATCCGCAACCCCAATGCCCAGACCACTTGCGGTTGCGGTTCCTCCTTCTCCGTCTGA
- a CDS encoding anhydro-N-acetylmuramic acid kinase yields the protein MPPRPSRNSTCSTAPSRRPKTPRCKRVARDAELYIGLMSGTSLDAVDAALVDFRGASAALIATHRVPLDDLRPDLKALMVPGPDELARCAAADVALAERFAEACLGLLAAANVAAASVRAIGSHGQTLRHCPQERYTLQIGDPNVLCHRTGIPVVADLRRRDVAAGGQGAPLVPAFHAALWRATGRARTVVNIGGMANVTLLPADPDAAVLGFDTGPGNVLLDAWAQRSWQQPYDPHGRYAAGGQVQTPLLDALLAHPYFAAPPPKSTGRETFDEAWLTEVLDGREALAPEDVQATITELTARTIARAIETHAPETQEVFVCGGGAANDTLMGSLARQLAPRSVASTATVGLHPQWVEAVAFAWLARERLARRPGNLPSVTGAAQPVVLGGVYWP from the coding sequence ATGCCGCCACGGCCATCGCGCAACTCGACTTGTTCAACCGCGCCGTCGCGGCGGCCCAAGACGCCGAGATGTAAGCGCGTGGCGCGCGACGCCGAGTTGTACATCGGACTGATGTCCGGCACCAGCCTGGACGCGGTGGACGCGGCGCTGGTGGACTTTCGCGGCGCAAGCGCGGCCTTGATCGCCACGCATCGCGTGCCGCTGGACGATCTGCGCCCTGACCTGAAGGCATTGATGGTCCCGGGGCCCGACGAGCTGGCGCGCTGCGCCGCGGCGGACGTCGCCCTGGCCGAGCGATTTGCCGAGGCCTGTCTGGGCCTGCTGGCCGCGGCAAACGTGGCGGCGGCTTCGGTGCGCGCCATCGGCAGCCATGGCCAAACCCTGCGCCACTGTCCGCAGGAACGCTACACCCTGCAGATCGGCGACCCCAACGTACTGTGTCACCGCACCGGCATCCCGGTGGTGGCCGACCTGCGCCGGCGTGATGTGGCCGCCGGCGGTCAGGGCGCCCCGCTCGTACCCGCATTTCACGCCGCGCTGTGGCGCGCCACGGGGCGAGCCCGCACCGTGGTCAACATCGGCGGCATGGCCAACGTCACGCTGCTGCCCGCCGATCCCGACGCCGCCGTGCTCGGCTTCGACACGGGCCCAGGCAACGTGTTGCTCGACGCCTGGGCGCAGCGCAGCTGGCAGCAGCCGTACGATCCGCACGGGCGCTATGCAGCTGGCGGGCAAGTGCAGACGCCACTCCTCGACGCCCTGCTGGCCCACCCCTATTTCGCCGCCCCGCCGCCCAAGAGCACCGGACGCGAGACCTTTGACGAGGCTTGGCTGACGGAGGTACTCGACGGGCGGGAAGCCTTGGCGCCCGAGGATGTGCAGGCGACCATCACCGAACTGACAGCGCGCACCATCGCACGCGCCATCGAGACGCACGCACCGGAGACGCAAGAGGTGTTCGTGTGCGGGGGCGGCGCCGCGAACGACACCCTGATGGGCAGCCTGGCACGGCAACTTGCGCCGCGCTCGGTAGCGTCCACGGCCACGGTGGGGCTGCACCCTCAGTGGGTCGAGGCCGTGGCCTTTGCGTGGCTGGCGCGCGAACGCCTGGCACGACGGCCGGGAAACCTGCCGAGCGTCACCGGCGCGGCACAGCCCGTCGTGCTTGGGGGGGTGTACTGGCCCTGA